A part of Candidatus Electrothrix aestuarii genomic DNA contains:
- a CDS encoding electron transfer flavoprotein subunit beta/FixA family protein has protein sequence MNIVVCIKQVPEAKDVRLDPKTNTLSREGVQSIMNPFDRHALEEGVSLKEKVGGKVTVLSMGPPQAQDVLREAIACGADEGVLVSDRAFAGADTWATSYTLAKAVETVGKADLILCGKQAIDGDTAQVGPGLASRLNLPYVTCVQKTREVSETAIQVERMMDDGYDVVQLPIPALLTVVKDINEPRVPSLKGKMKAKKAEIKVLSAADIGAEADCIGLAGSPTQVAKVFSPEARGERRMFSGTAEEQVEQLLKEIKGYL, from the coding sequence ATGAATATCGTCGTCTGTATAAAGCAGGTACCTGAAGCTAAGGATGTCCGCCTGGATCCCAAGACCAACACCCTGTCACGGGAAGGCGTGCAATCTATCATGAACCCTTTTGATCGCCATGCCCTGGAAGAAGGCGTGAGCTTGAAGGAAAAGGTTGGTGGTAAGGTCACCGTCTTATCTATGGGACCTCCCCAGGCACAAGATGTCTTGCGTGAGGCCATTGCCTGCGGTGCTGATGAGGGTGTGCTGGTTTCTGATCGGGCTTTTGCAGGCGCTGATACTTGGGCGACTTCCTATACCTTGGCCAAAGCTGTGGAGACAGTGGGCAAGGCAGATCTGATCCTTTGCGGCAAACAGGCCATTGATGGCGATACCGCGCAAGTTGGCCCGGGATTGGCTTCTCGTTTGAATCTGCCCTACGTAACCTGCGTCCAGAAAACCCGTGAGGTGAGTGAGACCGCGATCCAGGTCGAGCGCATGATGGACGATGGTTATGATGTGGTGCAGCTTCCCATCCCGGCTTTACTCACCGTGGTCAAAGATATTAATGAGCCTCGGGTACCTTCCCTGAAAGGGAAGATGAAGGCAAAGAAAGCAGAGATCAAGGTCCTGTCTGCTGCTGATATCGGGGCAGAGGCGGATTGCATCGGTCTTGCCGGTTCACCGACCCAGGTAGCAAAAGTCTTTTCTCCTGAAGCACGTGGAGAGCGGAGAATGTTTTCAGGGACAGCCGAGGAGCAAGTTGAGCAATTGCTGAAAGAGATCAAGGGGTATTTATAA